The Hyalangium gracile genome contains a region encoding:
- a CDS encoding anthranilate synthase component II, protein MILVIDNYDSFTFNLVQLLFTLGAEVKVARNDEIDAAGVLASGASHVVVSPGPCTPYEAGVSMAAIRDARVPVFGVCLGHQSIGAVFGGKVIRAPEPVHGKTTSVQHSGTGLFTGASQGFRAGRYHSLVVEASTLPAELEATAWTPDGLIMGLKHRQRPIVGVQFHPESVLTPEGPTLVKNFLEGRY, encoded by the coding sequence ATGATCCTCGTCATCGACAACTACGACTCGTTCACGTTCAACCTCGTGCAGCTGCTGTTCACGCTGGGCGCCGAGGTGAAGGTGGCGCGCAACGACGAGATCGACGCGGCGGGCGTGCTCGCCTCGGGGGCCTCGCACGTGGTGGTGTCTCCGGGGCCGTGCACGCCGTACGAGGCGGGCGTGAGCATGGCCGCCATCCGCGATGCGCGGGTGCCGGTGTTCGGCGTGTGCCTGGGGCATCAGTCCATCGGCGCCGTCTTCGGCGGCAAGGTGATTCGCGCCCCCGAGCCCGTCCACGGCAAGACGACGTCGGTCCAGCACAGCGGGACGGGCCTCTTCACCGGGGCGTCCCAGGGCTTCCGGGCCGGGCGCTACCACTCGCTCGTGGTGGAGGCCTCGACGCTGCCGGCGGAGCTGGAGGCCACGGCGTGGACGCCGGATGGGCTCATCATGGGCCTGAAGCACCGCCAGCGGCCCATCGTCGGCGTGCAGTTCCACCCGGAGAGCGTGCTGACGCCCGAGGGCCCGACGCTGGTGAAGAACTTCCTCGAAGGGCGGTACTGA
- a CDS encoding anthranilate synthase component I family protein yields MNAQERKAAYRQRAEKGESVPVSVEIPADLDTPLSAYLKLGAGSRGFILESCHGGERFGRYSHVCTSPTGRVRLDRNGATLWRGEREERRDGKPLEVLRALWREHAVAALPGEAPFLGGLVGYLGYNCASWFERHVPDRHSNDLSFPDSEWLLAEEFVTHDTRTQALKATVIARPALHGSVAQALKDAEERAEAMAERLRRPLPPEAYAPAPKMRGEPDPIVHWDRAGYEAAVERVKEYIRAGDCMQVVLARRFESRGTPPPLSLYRALRRVNPSPYLFLVELGEARALVGASPELLVQVRDGDVVVRPIAGTRRRGATEAEDQSLEKELLADEKERAEHMMLVDLGRNDVGRVAAPGSVRVEELMVIERYSHVMHIVSQVRGKLGSEYDALDALASTFPAGTVSGAPKIRAMQIIDELEPMRRGPYAGAVGYLSFCGTLDVAIALRTFFVDGDRTLWTAGAGLVADSVPSLEADETEAKARALGTALKLAREGGGR; encoded by the coding sequence ATGAACGCACAGGAGCGGAAGGCGGCGTATCGCCAGCGCGCGGAGAAGGGGGAGTCGGTCCCCGTCTCGGTGGAGATCCCCGCGGATCTCGACACGCCGCTGTCGGCGTACCTCAAGCTGGGAGCTGGCTCGCGGGGTTTCATCCTCGAGTCGTGCCACGGCGGCGAGCGCTTCGGGCGCTACAGCCACGTGTGCACCTCTCCCACCGGTCGCGTCCGGCTGGATCGCAACGGGGCCACCCTGTGGCGGGGCGAGCGCGAGGAGCGCCGCGACGGCAAGCCGCTGGAGGTGCTGCGAGCGCTGTGGCGCGAGCATGCCGTGGCCGCGCTGCCGGGCGAGGCGCCATTCCTGGGCGGGCTGGTGGGCTACCTCGGCTACAACTGCGCCTCCTGGTTCGAGCGCCATGTGCCGGACCGGCACTCGAATGATCTGTCGTTCCCGGACTCCGAGTGGCTGCTGGCCGAGGAGTTCGTCACGCATGACACGCGCACCCAGGCGCTCAAGGCCACGGTCATCGCCCGGCCCGCGCTGCACGGGAGCGTCGCGCAGGCGCTGAAGGACGCGGAGGAGCGCGCCGAGGCCATGGCCGAGCGCCTGCGCAGGCCGCTGCCGCCCGAGGCCTATGCGCCGGCCCCGAAGATGCGCGGCGAGCCCGATCCCATCGTCCACTGGGACCGCGCGGGCTACGAGGCCGCGGTGGAGCGCGTGAAGGAGTACATCCGCGCCGGAGACTGCATGCAGGTGGTGCTGGCGCGGCGGTTCGAGTCTCGCGGGACGCCACCCCCGCTCAGCCTCTATCGCGCGCTGCGCAGGGTGAACCCCTCGCCGTACCTCTTCCTGGTGGAGCTGGGCGAGGCGCGAGCGCTGGTGGGCGCCTCGCCGGAGCTGCTGGTGCAGGTGCGCGACGGGGACGTGGTGGTGCGGCCCATCGCCGGCACTCGCCGCCGCGGCGCCACCGAGGCCGAGGACCAGTCGCTGGAGAAGGAGCTGCTCGCGGACGAGAAGGAGCGCGCCGAGCACATGATGCTGGTGGACCTGGGGCGCAACGACGTGGGGCGCGTGGCGGCGCCGGGCTCCGTGCGCGTCGAGGAGCTGATGGTCATCGAGCGCTACAGCCACGTGATGCACATCGTCTCGCAGGTGCGCGGCAAGCTGGGCTCGGAGTACGACGCGCTGGATGCGCTGGCGAGCACGTTCCCGGCGGGCACCGTCTCCGGCGCTCCGAAGATTCGGGCCATGCAGATCATCGACGAGCTGGAGCCCATGCGGCGCGGGCCCTACGCGGGCGCGGTGGGCTACCTGTCGTTCTGCGGCACGCTGGACGTGGCCATCGCGCTGCGCACGTTCTTCGTGGACGGAGACCGCACGCTGTGGACGGCGGGCGCGGGGCTGGTGGCGGACTCGGTTCCCAGCCTGGAGGCGGACGAGACGGAGGCCAAGGCCCGGGCGCTCGGCACCGCGCTGAAGCTGGCTCGCGAGGGAGGTGGGCGATGA
- the bla gene encoding subclass B1 metallo-beta-lactamase, which produces MAAVPCRLLRVWAVLALSAACASTPTPGAQERGEYALTEDVSLRRVAPGVWVHTTMGSGPYANIPANGLLVEDGDGSILVDTGWDARQAESLLTWAQDVLHRPVKAAVVTHSHEDRTGGISALLARGLPVYGQEETARIAAASKEPVPSLTFAETQALGPLELFFPGHGHAPDNIVVWHPGGAVLFGGCFVKGGESKDLGNVGDADTAAWPASVDRTRERFPQARIVVPGHGAPGGPELLTHTQALLRASPTAR; this is translated from the coding sequence ATGGCCGCCGTTCCCTGTCGCCTGCTCCGCGTCTGGGCTGTGCTCGCGCTCAGCGCCGCCTGTGCCTCCACTCCCACTCCCGGCGCTCAGGAGCGCGGTGAGTACGCCCTCACGGAGGACGTGAGCCTGCGGCGCGTCGCCCCGGGCGTCTGGGTCCACACGACGATGGGCAGCGGGCCCTATGCCAACATCCCGGCCAACGGGCTGCTCGTCGAGGATGGTGATGGCTCCATCCTGGTCGATACGGGCTGGGACGCTCGGCAGGCCGAGAGCCTGCTGACGTGGGCTCAGGATGTGCTGCACCGTCCGGTGAAGGCCGCCGTGGTGACGCACTCTCACGAGGACCGGACGGGAGGCATCTCCGCGCTCCTGGCGCGTGGGCTCCCCGTCTACGGACAGGAGGAGACGGCGCGGATCGCGGCGGCCAGCAAGGAGCCAGTCCCCTCACTCACCTTCGCGGAGACCCAGGCCCTGGGACCGCTCGAGCTCTTCTTTCCTGGCCACGGCCACGCGCCCGACAACATCGTGGTCTGGCACCCGGGCGGCGCGGTCCTCTTCGGCGGCTGCTTCGTGAAGGGCGGCGAGTCGAAGGACCTGGGCAACGTGGGGGATGCGGACACGGCGGCCTGGCCGGCGAGCGTGGACAGGACGCGTGAGCGCTTCCCCCAGGCGCGCATCGTCGTTCCAGGCCATGGCGCGCCGGGAGGGCCGGAGCTCCTGACGCACACCCAGGCGTTGCTTCGCGCGAGTCCCACCGCCCGTTGA
- a CDS encoding DMT family transporter: protein MMEHRLGELFALVTACCWVASSFCFESAGRRMGSLVVNLVRLVLALGLLGMLCLVRRGMFLPLDAPASAWLWLSLSGVLGFFLSDMCLFRAFVLQGARRSMLMLSLAPVFAALLDVLVRRYPLSWFDLLGMTLTLAGVMWVTLERSGSDAPHTRRDKRQGAVLALLAAVAQALGATTAAHGMRLEDGGQYDAMAATFIRAVAGAVCFGLLIAALGWGRRLMAGLKDRQAMIAVSCGAVMGPVLGVTFFLESLQHVQSGVTQTIASTVPVLMLPVVYFQRQERIGLRSISGACVAVAGVVVLCLT, encoded by the coding sequence ATGATGGAACACCGCCTTGGAGAGCTCTTCGCCCTGGTGACGGCCTGCTGCTGGGTCGCCAGCAGCTTCTGCTTCGAGAGCGCGGGGCGGCGCATGGGCTCGCTGGTGGTGAACCTCGTCCGGCTGGTGCTGGCGCTCGGGCTGCTGGGGATGCTCTGCCTCGTGCGGCGGGGGATGTTCCTGCCGCTGGATGCGCCAGCGAGCGCGTGGCTCTGGCTGTCGCTCAGCGGGGTGCTCGGCTTCTTCCTGTCCGATATGTGCCTGTTCCGGGCGTTCGTCCTCCAGGGGGCGAGGCGCAGCATGTTGATGCTGTCGCTGGCGCCGGTGTTCGCCGCCCTGCTCGATGTGCTCGTGCGACGCTATCCCCTCTCGTGGTTCGATCTGCTGGGGATGACGCTCACGCTCGCCGGGGTGATGTGGGTCACCCTCGAGCGCTCGGGGAGCGACGCGCCGCACACCCGGCGAGACAAGCGCCAGGGCGCGGTGCTCGCGCTGCTGGCTGCGGTGGCGCAGGCCCTGGGCGCGACTACCGCGGCCCATGGCATGCGCCTGGAGGACGGAGGGCAGTACGACGCGATGGCGGCCACCTTCATCCGGGCCGTCGCGGGGGCGGTGTGCTTCGGCCTGCTGATTGCCGCCCTCGGCTGGGGGCGCCGTCTCATGGCGGGCCTGAAGGACAGGCAGGCGATGATCGCCGTCTCCTGTGGCGCCGTCATGGGGCCCGTGCTGGGCGTGACGTTCTTCCTGGAGTCGCTGCAGCACGTGCAGAGCGGTGTGACGCAGACGATCGCCTCCACCGTGCCCGTGCTGATGCTGCCGGTCGTCTACTTCCAGCGCCAGGAGCGCATCGGCCTGCGCTCCATCAGCGGCGCATGTGTCGCCGTGGCGGGCGTGGTGGTGCTCTGCCTGACGTGA
- a CDS encoding SH3 domain-containing protein — protein MAPALLLSLLLSQPKIVLYAAHGDTNDPASYDISTWEPGHQLFIAVDQASLREEPDEETRVVASLALGSPVTVKQRSGERVRVLDRVDHWYLVEAKDAEGRTVSGHLFGNLLTPLRFEKDLDGDGEKELATVAMTADFKIRVRVMEPRLPPNQRVAYLDLRPAGAGPGGSVKATFVDPRKAGVALLMVESIPEADSTSFKALLSYVVPGRNHEALGTVMESLSLTERVDPPLVVRHAVSFQRKKRRLISVETRKGESESGKTVKVRRMYQWKDGVYVEERKKR, from the coding sequence ATGGCGCCCGCTCTCCTGCTCTCTCTCCTGCTCTCGCAGCCGAAGATCGTTCTCTACGCCGCTCACGGGGACACGAATGACCCGGCCTCCTATGACATCTCCACGTGGGAGCCGGGGCACCAGCTCTTCATCGCGGTGGACCAGGCCAGCCTGCGCGAGGAGCCCGACGAGGAGACGCGCGTGGTGGCCTCGCTCGCGCTGGGCTCGCCCGTGACGGTGAAGCAGCGCTCGGGCGAGCGGGTGCGGGTGCTGGATCGCGTGGACCACTGGTACCTGGTGGAGGCGAAGGACGCGGAGGGCAGGACCGTGAGCGGCCACCTGTTCGGCAACCTCCTCACCCCGCTGCGCTTCGAGAAGGATCTCGACGGAGACGGCGAGAAGGAGCTCGCCACGGTGGCGATGACGGCGGACTTCAAGATCCGCGTGCGGGTGATGGAGCCGAGGCTGCCGCCCAACCAGCGCGTCGCCTACCTGGATCTACGGCCCGCGGGCGCGGGGCCGGGAGGCTCGGTCAAGGCCACCTTCGTGGACCCCAGGAAGGCCGGCGTGGCGCTGCTGATGGTGGAGTCCATTCCCGAGGCGGACAGCACCAGCTTCAAGGCCTTGCTCAGCTACGTGGTGCCCGGGCGCAATCACGAGGCGCTCGGCACGGTGATGGAGTCGCTCTCCCTGACGGAGCGGGTGGACCCGCCCCTCGTGGTCCGCCATGCCGTCTCCTTCCAGCGAAAGAAGCGGCGGCTCATCTCCGTGGAGACACGCAAGGGCGAGTCAGAGAGCGGAAAGACCGTGAAGGTCCGTCGCATGTATCAATGGAAGGACGGCGTCTACGTGGAGGAGCGCAAGAAGCGTTAG